Within Nematostella vectensis chromosome 1, jaNemVect1.1, whole genome shotgun sequence, the genomic segment GTGACAATTGAACAATTTTTTgctgatgataaatgatgatctTTTCATCACATGTACGTTCCATGCTCCGTTCTTATCCTCAAGGCAATATTTTTCGTGGTGTTGCGTGCAACCTTACCACTGTGATAATCGTTCTCGTCGCTGTAAGGGTTGGTGCGTTTCATGCTGACGTAAGACATGGCGTTCGGGCGGTACTGGATTATTTTGGTTTGGCTCTGGGTTTTTAAATCACGATCTACATTTTACTGAAAGTGTGTTTTGGTTTTTATAGGCTGAGATCCCGATCAGAATTTTATCATAACAATGGTCGCTAATTGCATTGTTTTATCGAGCATAGTAATATCGCGCGTCAGATTTTTACTATTGTCTTTAGAATTCACACGTTTCCTTTGTTAAATTGCTATTGTTTCTTAAATTGAATGTTTATATGTGTTTGCAGTCACAGGCataaaaactaattttgaGTCTCATCAAACAGTCGTAGGATATTTAaagatttataaaaaaatgtaacactTTTacgctttgaaaaaaaataatgttttagtTTGTGAATTACAGAAGAAACGTAAAATATCTTTAAAATGGCCCTAAATTTGCACTTGAATAGCCCCCTGCAAATAATGATCATCGCTTATCAGTACTGAGTGCTCTTCCAAGGCTTAAGGTGTAGCTGCTTACTGTTAAAACTGGCAAAAATTAGACAAACTTCCTTTCAGACATCCAAACATATATTTCAAACCCTCAAAAACTCGACCACCCAACACACTCAAAGTGCTTCGACCACAAGCCAATTTCATTTCTGTCCTCCAAAACTCGAATACGGAGCCAATTCAAAATGCGGTATATTTCGACCTTGCAACTACATTTCTACCCTCGCAAACCCAAAAATCTAGGAGACAGAAACCAGTGTGCTTCCGAACATCACGCGTTAAACCTGATCTACTTATTAGAGCATATTTCAAAAGGGTCTCCAATTTTATTTACGAACTACGGTCGCTGTTTTCCAAACTTCAATATTCAAGAACACACTCTTATATTTGATCGCTTTTTAAATGGATGGATTTGTTAGAAAAGATAAGGTCCTTCTGAATAGACTCGGGCCAACTTAACCATCAactttttatttgctgaatacccctcccctccctgatATCACGAAGCATTTATACTGATAGGATAGGCATTGCAAAGACATAAACATaagggatattttttttcgtttacaaaatgtagtttattTAATATCTTCAATCTAAAATGTACAACAGATATTCGTAATAACTTAGGCACAAGGCTATAAATATATGTTAAAGATGTTAGTCGAATCTGTAAGGTATTGATCCAAATACGCCCATCAGTCCTATGGCGGCGGCTAACTCGTCAGCCGTGTGAGTTTGACTGGAAGGTGCGCACATCCACGGACTCGGGATGCCTGTGGCGAGTCTTGAGCTTGTGAGGTATGACGGGAAGACTGGCGCAGGCGCAGTACAGTCCACGTGTGATAGCGGCTTAGTGTTGCTGTAAGTAAGCAGAGGAGCTGGATGGACATGACTCGACTCGGATGATTTGTGGATGGGACGGATCGATGCTGAAGATGCGACAGATGATTGTACTGATCGAACTTCTGTCTTCCTTTTTTGTCTGTTTTGACGAGAACGACGATTTTGAAACCAAACCTGAGACAAAGAATAAAGCAATGGTAAGAAATAAAAGGTCAAAACCTTTCAGCTTCAAATAATGTCTATATGCTAATACTTATATGCGAGGGTGGATTGATTCTAATTCTCTATCGTTCAATAAtaatcttacctggattctcGACTCGTCGATGTCAAGTTCCCGAACAAGTTTCTCCCGGATCTGGATGCCAGGAAATCGCTCGTACTGAAACGCCCCCTCTAGAATGACAGTTTGTTCTTTCGAGAAAAAGGTATTCTGCCTTCTATGACTTTTACGGGGATTGGAAGGCACTGAAATAAAGAACATGGTCTTCAGAATTGATAAAACTCGATTTGTGACAATTGAACAATTTTTTgctgatgataaatgatgatctTTTCATCACATGTAAGTTCCATGCTCCGTTCTTATCCTCAAGGCAATATTTTTCGTGGTGTTGCGTGCAGCCTTACCACTGTGATAATCGTTCTCGTCGCTGTAAGGGTTTGTGCGTTTCATGCTGACGTAAGACATGGCGTTCGGGCGGTACTGGATTATTTTGGTTTGGCTCTGGGTTTTTAAATCACGATCTACATTTTACTGAAAGTGTGTTTTGGTTTTTATAGGCTGAGATCTCGATCAGAATTTTATCATAACAATGGTCGCTAATTGCATTGTTTTATCGAGCATAGTAATATCGTGAGTCagatttttttgttcttaGAATTCACACGTTCCCTTTGTTACATTGCTATTGTTTATTAAAATGAATGTTTATATGTGTTTGCAGTCACAAGCataaaaactaattttgaGTCTCATCGAACAGTCGTAAAAGATTTAaagatttataaaaaaaatgtaacactTTTAcgctttgaaaaaataaatgttttagtTTGTGAGTTACAGAAGAAACGTAAAATATCTCTAAAATGCCCCCAAATTTGCACTTGAATAGCCCCCTGCAAATAATGATCATCGCTTATCAGTACTGAGTGCTCTTCCAAGGATAAAGGTTTAGCTGCTTAAAGTTAAAACTGGCAAAAATCAGACAAACTTCCTTTCAGACGTCCAAACATATATTTCAAACCCTCAAAAACTCGACCACCCAACACACTCAAAGTGCTTCGACCACAAGCCAATTTCATTTCTGCCCTCCAAAACTCGAATACGGAGCGAATTCAAAATGCGGTATATTTCGACCTTTCAACTACATTTCTACCCTCGCAAACCCAAAAATCTAGGAGACAGAAACCAGTGTGCTACAGAACATCAAACCTGATCTATTTAAAAGAGCATATTTGAAAAGgttctcaattttttttttcgaactACGGTCGCTGTTTTCCAAACTTCAAGATTCCATTACACACTCTTGTATTTGATCGCTTTATAAATGGATGGATTTGTTGGAAAACATATGGTCCTTCTGAATAGAATCGGGCCACCCTAACCATCGACTTTTATATTGCCTGAGTATTCCTCCCCTCCCTGATATCACGACGAATTTATACTAGTAGGATAGGTATTGCAATGACATAGACATAAGggatatttgtttttcatttacAAAATGTACTTTATTTAGTATCTTCAATCTAAAATGTACAACAGATATTCGTAATAACTTAATCACAAGGCTATAAACATATGTTAAAGATGTTAGTCGAATCTGTAAGGTATTGATCCATACACGCCCATCAGTCCTATGGCGGCGGCTAACTCGTCAGCCGTGTGAGTTTGGCTGGAAGGTGCGCACATCCACGGACTCGGGATGCCTGTGGCGAGTCTTGAGCTTGTGAGGTATGACGGGAAGACTGGCGCAGGCGCAGTACAGTCCACGTGTGATAGCGCCTTAGTGTTGCTGTAAGTAAGCAGAGGAGCTGGAGGGACATGACTCGACTCGGATGATTTGTGGATGGGACGGATCGATGCTGAAGATGCGACAGATGATTGTACTGATCGAACTTCTGTCTTCCTTTTTTGTCTGTTTTGACGAGAACGACTATTTTGAAACCAAACCTGAGACAAAGAATAAAGCAATGGTAAGAAATAAAAGGTCAAAACCTTTCAGCTTCAAATAATGTCTATATGCTCATACTTATATGCGAGGGTGGATTGATTCTAATTCTCTATCGTTCAATAAtaatcttacctggattctcGACTCGTCGATGTCAAGTTCCCGCGCAAGTTTCT encodes:
- the LOC116621569 gene encoding homeobox protein OTX1 A isoform X1: MSYVSMKRTNPYSDENDYHSVPSNPRKSHRRQRTFFSKEQTVILEGAFQYERFPGIQIREKLARELDIDESRIQVWFQNRRSRQNRQKRKTEVRSVQSSVASSASIRPIHKSSESSHVHPAPLLTYSNTKPLSHVDCTAPAPVFPSYLTSSRLATGIPSPWMCAPSSQTHTADELAAAIGLMGVFGSIPYRFD
- the LOC116621569 gene encoding homeobox protein OTX1 A isoform X3 → MSYVSMKRTNPYSDENDYHSVPSNPRKSHRRQNTFFSKEQTVILEGAFQYERFPGIQIREKLVRELDIDESRIQVWFQNRRSRQNRQKRKTEVRSVQSSVASSASIRPIHKSSESSHVHPAPLLTYSNTKPLSHVDCTAPAPVFPSYLTSSRLATGIPSPWMCAPSSQTHTADELAAAIGLMGVFGSIPYRFD
- the LOC116621569 gene encoding homeobox protein OTX1 A isoform X2 codes for the protein MSYVSMKRTNPYSDENDYHSVPSNPRKSHRRQRTFFSKEQTVILEGAFQYERFPGIQIREKLARELDIDESRIQVWFQNSRSRQNRQKRKTEVRSVQSSVASSASIRPIHKSSESSHVPPAPLLTYSNTKALSHVDCTAPAPVFPSYLTSSRLATGIPSPWMCAPSSQTHTADELAAAIGLMGVYGSIPYRFD